In Panicum virgatum strain AP13 chromosome 4N, P.virgatum_v5, whole genome shotgun sequence, a single window of DNA contains:
- the LOC120671318 gene encoding NAC domain-containing protein 75-like isoform X2, whose product MDGAAAAGAGSGGSGGHRLIGLRIEEYGKYISDSTCCPQCGHKIDRKLDWVGLPAGVKFDPTDQELIEHLQAKVRPGSTAAPSHPLIDEFIHTIEGEDGICYTHPEKLPGLTKDGLSRHFFHRPSKAYTTGTRKRRKIQPPAADASSSSAPAAQQQQQQQRSETRWHKTGKTRPVVVAGRQRGCKKILVLYTNFGKHRRPEKTNWVMHQYHLGENEEEREGELVVSKIFYQTQPRQCGAAAEPAAPASSDTVDGAADPAADAVVAPPDVSDGGVFHGATGIDEFNFAQFRSSFEEVDVGTSVQVPASRADEEVHTGHLHLHQEHNLHQHRYPNQEQQRMAAAAAAFQISTPAEPITTMISSSPMVHHGSVILQHQEPYDHSASYRHHQQEDEQPHQSRNFDGRSTSGLEEVIMGCTSRRSRRGEASGSGGNKESSDWQYPSFWPSDSQDHHG is encoded by the exons ATGGATGGTGCAGCAGCGGCAGGAGCAGGAAGCGGAGGCAGTGGCGGCCACCGGCTCATCGGCTTGAGGATTGAGGAGTACGGGAAGTACATCTCGGACTCGACCTGCTGCCCCCAGTGTGGCCACAAGATCGACCGAAAACTG GACTGGGTGGGTCTGCCGGCCGGGGTGAAATTCGACCCGACGGACCAGGAGCTGATCGAGCACCTGCAGGCGAAGGTCCGGCCtggttccacggcggcgccgtcgcacCCGCTGATCGACGAGTTCATACACACCATTGAGGGGGAGGATGGCATCTGCTACACCCATCCTGAGAAACTGCCAG GTTTGACCAAGGACGGCCTGAGCAGGCACTTCTTCCACCGGCCGTCCAAGGCCTACACCACCGGCACGCGCAAGCGCCGCAAGATCCAGCCGCCGGCTGCCGAcgcctcgtcgtcctccgccccggccgcgcagcagcagcagcagcagcagcggagcGAGACGCGGTGGCACAAGACCGGCAAGACGCGGCCGGTGGTGGTCGCCGGCCGGCAGCGGGGGTGCAAGAAGATCCTGGTGCTCTACACCAACTTCGGCAAGCACCGCAGGCCGGAGAAGACCAACTGGGTGATGCACCAGTACCACCTCGGTGAGAACGAGGAGGAGCGCGAGGGCGAGCTCGTCGTGTCCAAGATCTTCTACCAGACGCAGCCGAGGCagtgcggcgccgcggcggaacctgccgcccccgcctcctccgacACCGTGGATGGAGCTGCTGACCCGGCGGCGGATGCCGTGGTCGCCCCGCCCGATGTCAGCGACGGCGGTGTGTTCCACGGCGCCACTGGCATTGACGAGTTCAACTTCGCGCAGTTCAGGAGCAGCTTTGAGGAG GTGGACGTGGGAACATCAGTTCAGGTTCCTGCTAGCAGGGCTGACGAGGAAGTGCATACAGGCCATCTTCACCTTCACCAGGAGCATAATCTTCATCAGCATCGATACCCCAACCAGGAGCAACAGCGCATGGCTGCAGCTGCGGCAGCATTTCAGATTAGCACACCAGCAGAGCCTATAACCACCATGATCTCCTCGTCACCGATGGTTCACCACGGTTCAGTCATACTTCAACACCAGGAGCCATATGACCATTCTGCGAGTTACCGTCATCATCAGCAG GAGGATGAGCAGCCACACCAATCTAGAAATTTTGACGGTCGGTCAACTTCTGGGCTCGAAGAGGTGATCATGGGATGCACTTCCAGGAGGTCCAGAAGAGGG GAAGCATCAGGTTCAGGTGGTAACAAGGAGAGCAGTGACTGGCAGTACCCATCCTTCTGGCCATCTGACAGCCAGGATCATCATGGGTAG
- the LOC120671318 gene encoding NAC domain-containing protein 75-like isoform X1 produces the protein MDGAAAAGAGSGGSGGHRLIGLRIEEYGKYISDSTCCPQCGHKIDRKLDWVGLPAGVKFDPTDQELIEHLQAKVRPGSTAAPSHPLIDEFIHTIEGEDGICYTHPEKLPGLTKDGLSRHFFHRPSKAYTTGTRKRRKIQPPAADASSSSAPAAQQQQQQQRSETRWHKTGKTRPVVVAGRQRGCKKILVLYTNFGKHRRPEKTNWVMHQYHLGENEEEREGELVVSKIFYQTQPRQCGAAAEPAAPASSDTVDGAADPAADAVVAPPDVSDGGVFHGATGIDEFNFAQFRSSFEEVDVGTSVQVPASRADEEVHTGHLHLHQEHNLHQHRYPNQEQQRMAAAAAAFQISTPAEPITTMISSSPMVHHGSVILQHQEPYDHSASYRHHQQVEDEQPHQSRNFDGRSTSGLEEVIMGCTSRRSRRGEASGSGGNKESSDWQYPSFWPSDSQDHHG, from the exons ATGGATGGTGCAGCAGCGGCAGGAGCAGGAAGCGGAGGCAGTGGCGGCCACCGGCTCATCGGCTTGAGGATTGAGGAGTACGGGAAGTACATCTCGGACTCGACCTGCTGCCCCCAGTGTGGCCACAAGATCGACCGAAAACTG GACTGGGTGGGTCTGCCGGCCGGGGTGAAATTCGACCCGACGGACCAGGAGCTGATCGAGCACCTGCAGGCGAAGGTCCGGCCtggttccacggcggcgccgtcgcacCCGCTGATCGACGAGTTCATACACACCATTGAGGGGGAGGATGGCATCTGCTACACCCATCCTGAGAAACTGCCAG GTTTGACCAAGGACGGCCTGAGCAGGCACTTCTTCCACCGGCCGTCCAAGGCCTACACCACCGGCACGCGCAAGCGCCGCAAGATCCAGCCGCCGGCTGCCGAcgcctcgtcgtcctccgccccggccgcgcagcagcagcagcagcagcagcggagcGAGACGCGGTGGCACAAGACCGGCAAGACGCGGCCGGTGGTGGTCGCCGGCCGGCAGCGGGGGTGCAAGAAGATCCTGGTGCTCTACACCAACTTCGGCAAGCACCGCAGGCCGGAGAAGACCAACTGGGTGATGCACCAGTACCACCTCGGTGAGAACGAGGAGGAGCGCGAGGGCGAGCTCGTCGTGTCCAAGATCTTCTACCAGACGCAGCCGAGGCagtgcggcgccgcggcggaacctgccgcccccgcctcctccgacACCGTGGATGGAGCTGCTGACCCGGCGGCGGATGCCGTGGTCGCCCCGCCCGATGTCAGCGACGGCGGTGTGTTCCACGGCGCCACTGGCATTGACGAGTTCAACTTCGCGCAGTTCAGGAGCAGCTTTGAGGAG GTGGACGTGGGAACATCAGTTCAGGTTCCTGCTAGCAGGGCTGACGAGGAAGTGCATACAGGCCATCTTCACCTTCACCAGGAGCATAATCTTCATCAGCATCGATACCCCAACCAGGAGCAACAGCGCATGGCTGCAGCTGCGGCAGCATTTCAGATTAGCACACCAGCAGAGCCTATAACCACCATGATCTCCTCGTCACCGATGGTTCACCACGGTTCAGTCATACTTCAACACCAGGAGCCATATGACCATTCTGCGAGTTACCGTCATCATCAGCAGGTA GAGGATGAGCAGCCACACCAATCTAGAAATTTTGACGGTCGGTCAACTTCTGGGCTCGAAGAGGTGATCATGGGATGCACTTCCAGGAGGTCCAGAAGAGGG GAAGCATCAGGTTCAGGTGGTAACAAGGAGAGCAGTGACTGGCAGTACCCATCCTTCTGGCCATCTGACAGCCAGGATCATCATGGGTAG
- the LOC120670386 gene encoding deSI-like protein At4g17486: protein MGGAVSGSAAVGDAAGAVTYPVMLNVYDLTPINNYLHWCGLGIFHSAVEVHGSEYSFGAHDYPSSGVFEVEPKNCPGFIYRCTVFIGRTSLSPMEFREFIQRMASEYHGDTYHLISKNCNHFTDDLSTRLTGKSIPGWVNRLARLGAFFNCLLPESMRLESTETKNLADCRFSDDSHTTSNDNFDEDDLEDKHLLPTSSVGEDAIVKEVHR from the exons ATGGGCGGGGCGGTTTCCGGCAGCGCGGCGGTCGGGGATGCGGCGGGGGCGGTGACGTACCCGGTGATGCTCAACGTGTACGACCTGACGCCGATCAACAACTACCTCCACTGGTGCGGGCTCGGGATCTTCCACTCCGCCGTCGAAG TCCATGGATCGGAGTACAGTTTTGGAGCACATGATTACCCATCAAGTGGGGTCTTTGAGGTGGAACCGAAGAACTGCCCAGGGTTCATATACCGATGTACAGTTTTCATTGGCCGCACAAGTCTTAGTCCCATGGAATTTCGAGAATTCATTCAGAGGATGGCCTCAGAATATCATGGAGATACTTACCACCTCATTTCGAAGAACTGTAACCACTTCACAGATGATCTTAGCACCAGATTGACAGGAAAATCAATTCCTGGTTGGGTCAATCGACTTGCAAGGCTAG GGGCCTTTTTCAATTGCCTTCTACCAGAAAGCATGCGTCTTGAGTCAACTGAGACAAAGAACCTTGCAGACTGTCGTTTCTCAG ATGATTCCCACACGACCAGCAATGATAACTTCGATGAAGATGACTTGGAAGACAAACACCTGCTTCCAACGTCTTCAGTTGGTGAAGATGCAATTGTAAAAGAAGTCCACAGATGA
- the LOC120671097 gene encoding solute carrier family 40 member 1-like has translation MEGDAAIEGGQLAPLLGSRWGGSGSPVPDASLLRRLYAGHALARWGARMWEFLVGLYMIRIWPGSLLFTAIYGVVESSSVAVFGPMVGTLVDKLTYLQVLGLWLLVQSLSFVIAGASVTALLVYDDLKATSFPVFMALVFLTNVSGALAALSTLAGTILIEREWVVVISCGHPPAVLTGINSVVRRIDLSCKLLAPVFSGLVFSFVSAQASAAALALWNVASVGLEYWLFVSVYNGVPALAAENGRRRAADVVLLPSPEEIAAPPPAERAADWRTRLSIIPCWESWVVYARQDVALPGVALAFLYFTVLSFGTLMTATLDWKGIPAYVISLARGFSAVVGIGATLLYPAVHSWVSTLRTGLWSIWMQWCCLLVCVASIWASSSVASAWMLMAGVAASRLGLWMFDLAVMQLMQDGVPEHERCVVGGVQNSLQSVFDLLTYIMGIIISDPRDFSELIVLSFFLVTCAAAMYTLHVHRVRKHLFHFDKVLAKISWIKLS, from the exons ATGGAGGGAGACGCGGCGATCGAGGGTGGCCAGCTCGCCCCTCTTCTTGGAAGCAGATGGGGCGGCTCGGGCTCGCCGGTGCCGGACGcgtccctgctccgccgcctctaCGCCGGCCACGCCCTCGCCAGATGGGGCGCCAG GATGTGGGAGTTCTTGGTTGGGCTCTATATGATCCGCATCTGGCCGGGCTCCCTCCTCTTCACGGCGATTTACGGGGTCGTGGAGTCATCCTCGGTCGCCGTATTTGGACCAATGGTTGGGACACTCGTCGACAAGCTCACATACCTTCAG GTTCTGGGCCTATGGCTGCTAGTCCAAAGCTTATCCTTCGTCATCGCCGGAGCCTCAGTGACCGCCCTGCTTGTCTACGACGACCTGAAAGCCACCAGCTTCCCGGTATTCATGGCGCTCGTCTTCCTTACCAACGTGTCAGGCGCCCTTGCAGCGCTCTCGACTCTCGCCGGCACCATTCTGATCGAGAGAGAATG GGTGGTGGTGATCTCGTGCGGGCACCCTCCGGCGGTGCTGACGGGGATCAACTCGGTGGTCCGGCGGATCGACCTGAGCTGCAAGCTGCTGGCCCCGGTGTTCTCCGGCCTGGTCTTCAGCTTCGTGTCCGCGcaggcctccgccgcggcgctggCGCTGTGGAACGTCGCCTCGGTGGGGCTCGAGTACTGGCTCTTCGTCTCCGTGTACAACGGCGTGCCCGCCCTCGCCGCGGAGAACGGCCGGCGGAGGGCAGCGGACGTCGTGCTACTACCGTCGCCGGAGGagatcgccgcgccgccgccggccgagagGGCGGCGGATTGGAGGACGCGGCTCTCGATCATACCGTGCTGGGAGTCGTGGGTGGTGTACGCGAGGCAGGACGTGGCCCTCCCCGGCGTCGCCCTCGCCTTCCTCTACTTCACCGTCCTGAG CTTTGGCACGCTGATGACGGCGACGCTGGACTGGAAGGGCATCCCTGCGTACGTGATCAGTCTGGCGCGCGGCTTCAGCGCCGTCGTCGGCATCGGCGCGACGCTGCTGTACCCGGCCGTGCACTCGTGGGTGTCCACCCTCCGAACAGGTCTATGGTCCATCTGGATGCAG TGGTGCTGCCTGCTGGTGTGCGTGGCCTCAATCTGGGCGAGCAGCAGCGTGGCGTCGGCGTGGATGCTGATGGCCGGCGTCGCGGCGTCGCGCCTGGGTCTCTGGATGTTCGACCTCGCCGTCATGCAGCTGATGCAGGACGGCGTGCCGGAGCACGAGCGGTGCGTGGTGGGAGGCGTGCAGAACTCGCTGCAGTCCGTGTTCGACCTCCTCACCTACATCATGGGCATCATCATCTCCGACCCCAGG GATTTCAGCGAGCTGATCGTGCTGTCGTTCTTCCTGGTGACCTGCGCGGCGGCCATGTACACGCTGCACGTCCACCGCGTGCGCAAGCACCTCTTCCACTTCGACAAGGTCCTCGCCAAGATCAGCTG GATCAAACTTTCCTGA